The genomic segment CCTGGCCCTGGGCATCGTCCACGAGGACTGGTTCTGGAAGGGGCTATGTGCCGCCACGGGCATGGAGGATGTAAAGGACATGCTTACGGTGGAGCGACTGATGCAGGCCAGAGAACTCCTTCCCAGGCTGCGGGAGGCCCTCCGCCAGCGTCCCCTCGCGGAATGGCTGCAGGTCCTCACGGAGAACGATGTCCCCTGTGCGCCACTGGCGACGGTCAAGGAAGCCCTCGAAGACCCCCAGGTCCGCCACCGCGACATGGTCGTGGAGATAAGAGACCATGAAAACGTGGTCAAACAGCTGGGCAGCCCGTATAAGCTCTCCGCCACCCCGCCCCGCTTCGAGATGCCGCCGCCGCGCCTCGGGGAACACACCGAAATCCTCCTGGCGGAAGCGGGCTACGATACCGAACAGGTAGCGGATTTAAAAGAAGCGGGCGCCGTGGCCTAGGAATTGCGGATAATCCGTCCATCGGATAAAATACGCCCAAATCGGTCGTTATTTTGCTTGCTTGGGGGAAAGCGCCCATGGTTAAGATCTTGGGGATCGCGGGAAGCCCGCGCCTGAACGGAAATACGTCCTTGCTGCTGGACGAGGCTCTGGCTGGTGCCAGGGAGGCCGGAGCCACCATCAACAAGATCATCCTCTGCAACCGGGACATCTACCCCTGCCAGGGCTGCGGGGACTGTAACAAGACCGGCGAATGCACCATCGACGACACCATGGACAAGATCTACAGCCTCGCCACCCAGGCCCACGGCATCATCATGGCCGCCCCCATCTACTTCAATTCCCTCAACTCCCAGACCAAGGCACTCATCGACCGCTTCCAGTGCCTGTGGATCCGCAAAGAGAAGTTGGGGGAGGGCATCACCGACCCCGAGACCAGGCACGCCAGGCGAGGGCTCTTCCTCTCCACCGCCGGGGCCGACGACCCCCGCGCCTTCGACGGGGCCCTCAAGGTAATGGACATCTTCTATGACCTCCTGGACATCAAGTACTACGAGCGGCTGCTCTTCTTCCGCATCGAGCAGAAGGGTGCCATCAAGAACCATCCTACGGCGCTGCGTAACGCCTATACGGCCGGGGAACACCTGGTGATGGAGATCTCCCGCAGCATGGGCGAACCCGTGGACTAGGGGCCGTATACTGGATCTTCCGTCACCAACTGGACGTTTCTTCCCATATATACGCTTCGCGGGGATTGAAGATCGAAGATGCGGCCCCATAAGCGGCCCATCATGGCATCATGGGCCGCCCCCAATATATAATTAGTTACTATAGTTACTATTAGGAGGATTTATGATGCCGGAGTCGATCAGGCTGACCCTGCTCTCCACAAAATCGGGGTGAGCGGCCAAGGTGGGTCCGGAGGACCTTGAGAAAGTGCTGCGCCTGCTGCCTCCGGGTGATGCGCGCCAGGAGATCCTCGTGGGCCTGGACACCCCCGACGATGCCGCCGTGTTCATGCTGGACGGGGAGAATGCCCTGGTGCACACACTGGACTTCTTCACCCCCGTCGTTGACGACCCCTACCTCTTCGGGCAGATCGCGGCGGCAAACGCCATCAGCGACATCTACGCCATGGGAGGCACACCCCTCTCGGCCATGAACATCGTCTGTTTTCCCTGTTCCTTGGGGATGGAGGTGCTGGCAAGGATACTGGAGGGAGGGCTATCCAAGATCCGGGAAGCGGGCGCCGTCCTGCTGGGAGGCCACACCGTCGACGACGATGAGCCCAAGTACGGCCTGGCGGTAACGGGGAAGGTACACCCGGACCGCATCATGACCAGCCTGGGGGCCGAACCGGGCGACCTGCTCGTCCTCACCAAGCCCCTGGGTACGGGCATACTGTCAACCGCCCTCAAGGGCGGTTTCATCACCGAGGCGGAGATGGCGGAGGCGATAAGCGGCATGGC from the Actinomycetota bacterium genome contains:
- the selD gene encoding selenide, water dikinase SelD, producing MMPESIRLTLLSTKSGUAAKVGPEDLEKVLRLLPPGDARQEILVGLDTPDDAAVFMLDGENALVHTLDFFTPVVDDPYLFGQIAAANAISDIYAMGGTPLSAMNIVCFPCSLGMEVLARILEGGLSKIREAGAVLLGGHTVDDDEPKYGLAVTGKVHPDRIMTSLGAEPGDLLVLTKPLGTGILSTALKGGFITEAEMAEAISGMATLNAKAAGAAAAAGAHACTDVTGFGLAGHLLDMLPEHGLGCCIFVSRLPLYKGTREMAGMGMVPAGAHRNRDFLSDRVEISPQADEVDRDLIYDPQTSGGLLIAIPPSRLEAFREHMDGVEGWSTIGEFVHSDGPPVRVLT
- a CDS encoding flavodoxin family protein, translating into MVKILGIAGSPRLNGNTSLLLDEALAGAREAGATINKIILCNRDIYPCQGCGDCNKTGECTIDDTMDKIYSLATQAHGIIMAAPIYFNSLNSQTKALIDRFQCLWIRKEKLGEGITDPETRHARRGLFLSTAGADDPRAFDGALKVMDIFYDLLDIKYYERLLFFRIEQKGAIKNHPTALRNAYTAGEHLVMEISRSMGEPVD